In Perognathus longimembris pacificus isolate PPM17 chromosome 3, ASM2315922v1, whole genome shotgun sequence, a single window of DNA contains:
- the LOC125348075 gene encoding vegetative cell wall protein gp1-like yields PSSPPSSPLPSPPPSPPSSPPPSPPPSPPPSPPPSPPPSPASSPPPSPPPARPPPPSSPPPSPPPSPPPSPPPSPASSPPPAPPPSPPSSPPSSPPSSPPPSPPPSPPSSPP; encoded by the exons ccgtcctcaccaccgtcctcaccactgccctcaccaccgccctcaccaccgtcctcaccaccgccctcaccaccgccctcaccaccgccctcaccaccgccctcaccaccgccctcaccagcgtcctcaccaccgccctcaccaccgcccgcgcgtcctc caccaccgtcctcaccaccgccctcaccaccgccctcaccaccgccctcaccaccgccctcaccagcGTCCTCACCACCGCCCG caccaccgccctcaccaccgtcctcaccaccgtcctcaccaccgtcctcaccaccgccctcaccaccgccctcaccaccatcctcaccaccg